The Saccharicrinis carchari genomic sequence AATATTAGGTATATTTATATTCCCGCTTCTGTCTACCTGCAATTGATAACTTTGTTGCGATGCACCCCACACATCCACAGTTAGCTCATCACCGTTACCGATTAAATACCCCGGAGATACCGCGCTGTTAACTCCGGGTTCAAAAGATAGGTTTTCGTTATTGAAAAATGAAAAACCAAATATACGCTGGTCTATTTTGGCCGAATCAATAGGAGACTTAGTGCTAAATCCCTCATTGAAAGGCTCTAGTTCGTCTGTATATTGTGGAGTTTTACTTCCCTTTTCCCCATTCATTCGTACATACTCTTCAATTTTTTGCTTTAGTTCACGAATTTGCGACTCCGACATGCCACGGGCACGTGCCAAAGCCAAAGCTTCCTGTTCCGACAGCCCTCGTTTTTCCATTTCAGCAACAATACGCCCTATCTCTGAGTTAGTGAGTGCACTCACATTAACATCTTTTGGATTTGTATTTTGCGCTACGGGATCTGCCGCAAAAAGGCTAAAAACAATAAGCGTGAGAAGACAAAATTTAATTTTCATGAATATTTTGTGTTGTTGACTTTACTATTTAATTTGTCACTTTAGATATTGAGTCCGTTGATAGCTGGTAATCAAGGGCGATTTTATTTACAGGCGACAAAAGTAAGCAAAAACTTTTATCCTTGCACAGTAAAAAGTCTTAATATCAATTTGTTTCGTTAAATTAGGTTTTATCGTTTTGGATATTACAATTGCGTTTTGATATAAGAAACGGGGGTTGATTTGCAGCGTGATTAAGGGAACGGGTCTGTTTGACAAGGCATTTACTACCCCAACCCTAAAGGGAGTTTACGGACAGCTTGGTATCTGGGGAAACCGTGGTACCCTACACACTTGTTACGGAACGGGTCTGATTAGCAGCTTGCTTATACAGACCCGTTCCTCTGTTACTTATTCGTTACGCCGCAAAAATCCAGGACTACCTTGTTATCGGGTATGCTTAAGCCCTTAAATTCATCGTGCGCCACCAGAAAAACAATAATGTCGGCTTTTTTGATGGCTTCGCGATAATCCGTTAACTTAAATATCTGATGCTCCTCAATATTCGGTTCTACAAAATAAACCTCTTCGTCGTTGATACCTTGTAACACACGCTGTGCAATATATTTCGCAGGCGATTCCCTAAGGTCGTCGATATTAGGCTTAAAAGCCAATCCCATAATAGCAATTGATGCCGCAGCGCCATTTTTAAGTTCAAAGCTTTGCTTCACTTCTTCAATCTTTTCTGCTACCCAAAACGATTTATAATTATTGGTTTCACGTGCTTTTCCAATCATTTGTGCCTCTCGCGGATAATTGGACACAATAAAATAAGGATCCACCGCAATGCAGTGTCCACCAACTCCACAACCGGGCTGTAGGATATTAACACGTGGATGCTTGTTGGCGAGCTCAATCAGTTCCCACACATTTATACCCGCCTTTTCGCATATGATGGACAACTCGTTGGCAAAAGCTATCTGCACATCGCGGCTTGCGTTTTCAGTCAATTTACACATTTCCGCTGTACGGGCATTGGTGGCATGTAACTTACCTTGTACAAACTGCTCATAAAACGCAGTCGCTTTTTGGGTACTTTGCTCGTTAACCCCGCCAATAACCCTATCGTTGTGTACCAGCTCATGCATTACGTTACCCGGCAGTACGCGCTCCGGGCAGTAGGCCAGATAAATTTTATCTTTTAGTTCGGGCCGTGCCGAAAATATCAGCTTTTCCATTTTTTCGGTAGTTCCCACCGGCGATGTGGATTCAATAATATACAAGTCGCCTTCTTTGAGCAAGGGTATCACATTTTTGGTTGCCGCTTCTACATAGGAAATGTCGGGCTCATGATCT encodes the following:
- the wecC gene encoding UDP-N-acetyl-D-mannosamine dehydrogenase; translated protein: MKNITVSTLGLGYIGLPTSALIAYNKIKVYGMDINAQIVETINRGEIHIVEPELNTYVDQAVKQGFLSASTVVKAADVYLIVVPTPFKGDHEPDISYVEAATKNVIPLLKEGDLYIIESTSPVGTTEKMEKLIFSARPELKDKIYLAYCPERVLPGNVMHELVHNDRVIGGVNEQSTQKATAFYEQFVQGKLHATNARTAEMCKLTENASRDVQIAFANELSIICEKAGINVWELIELANKHPRVNILQPGCGVGGHCIAVDPYFIVSNYPREAQMIGKARETNNYKSFWVAEKIEEVKQSFELKNGAAASIAIMGLAFKPNIDDLRESPAKYIAQRVLQGINDEEVYFVEPNIEEHQIFKLTDYREAIKKADIIVFLVAHDEFKGLSIPDNKVVLDFCGVTNK